GGGTGAAGGCCTTCACCGCTGCTGTGCTCGGAGGCATCGGCTCGTTGCCTGGTGCCATGCTTGGTGGTTTGCTGATCGGCTTGATCGAAACCTTCTGGTCCGGCTATTTCTCCGTTGAATATAAAGACGTGGCGGCCTTCTCAATCCTTGCCATCGTGCTGATCTTTATGCCGTCCGGCCTGCTCGGCAAGCCAGAAGTGGAGAAGGTGTAATATGTCAGACTTCTTCCAAACGCGCGTTGGCGCTGCGTTGAAAGATGCAGCCCTCGCCGCGGTGATTACTCTTTTGCTCGCCTCGATCATGGTTGGCCTGCGCACCAAAACGGAACAAGGCGGACTGGTCATTGTGGGCCAATGGGGTCTTGTCGCCTGGATGGTAGGCATCGTTTTCGTTGGACGCCTTGCCATGAGCCTGCTCATCTGGCGCGGTAACAATCCGGTTGCCAATGCCATGAACGCCATGCTGCCCAAGCAGGATACAGTCAGCAAGATCGGCAAGCTTGTCGGCCCACTGCTACTGCTCTTCGCCGTCACCCTGCCCTTTTATGGCAACCGCTATGTTATCGACATGGGCATTCTGGTCCTGACCTACATCATGCTCGGCTGGGGGCTCAATATCGTGGTGGGTCTGGCCGGTCTGCTTGACCTAGGCTATGTTGCCTTCTATGCGGTAGGCGCCTATTCGTACGCCCTCTTCGCGCAGTATTTCGACCTGTCCTTCTGGGTCTGCCTGCCGCTCGCCGGCATTCTGGCCGCTTTCTGGGGCATGATCCTTGGCTTCCCCGTCCTGCGTCTACGCGGTGACTATCTGGCAATCGTGACCTTGGCATTCGGTGAAATCATTCGTGTCGTACTGCTGAACTGGTATGAATTTACCGGCGGCCCGGATGGCATCTCCCGTATTCCACGCCCCTCCTTCTTCGGGTTGGAATTTACCCGCAAGAACGGCTTTGCGGATTTCTTCGGGCTCGACTATTCTTCCATGCACCGGATCATCTTCCTCTTCTATCTCATTCTGATCCTCGCTCTGATAACCAACTTCGTGACCATGCGTCTGCGCAAGTTGCCAATCGGGCGCGCTTGGGAAGCCTTGCGTGAAGATGAAATTGCATGCCGGTCTCTGGGCATAAACACCACCAACACCAAGCTGACGGCCTTTGCATTGGGCGCTATGTTCGGCGGTTTTGCCGGTGCCTTCTTCGCCACCAGACAGGGCTTCATTTCTCCGGAAAGTTTCACCTTTATGGAATCGGCGATCATTCTGGCCATCGTGGTTCTGGGCGGCCTGGGCAGCCAGTTGGGTGTCGTCATAGCCTCTCTCGTCATGATTGGCGGCTTCGAGGTCTTCCGTGATCTGGAAGATCTGCGCATGCTCGTCTTCGGTCTGCTGATGGTCGGCATCATGATCTGGAAGCCACGCGGCATTGTCTCCAGCAGAGCACCTTCAGTGTTCCTCAAGGAGAAGAAATCCGTATCCGGTGATCTCGTTGCGGAGGGTGAAGGATGACCACTTGGCAAGACAATCCAATTCTGACCGTTGAGCATCTCACCATGCGCTTCGGCGGTCTGGTCGCGGTCGACGATCTTTCTTTCGAGGTCGGGCGCGGCGACATCACCGCCCTCATCGGCCCGAACGGCGCGGGCAAGACGACCGTCTTTAACTGCGTCACCGGCTTCTACAAGCCCACCGAAGGGCGCATTACGATGAAACGGGAGAACGGTCAGGAATTCCTGCTGGAACGCATCCCCGATTTCGAGATTGCGCACCACGCTCGCGTCGCCCGGACATTCCAGAATATTCGCCTGTTCGGCGGCATGACCGTTCTGGAAAACCTCATGATCGCGCAGCACAACAAGCTGATGAAAGACTCGGTCTTTTCGATCGGCGGTATCTTTGGCATCAAGTCCTTCCGCAAATCCGAGGAAGCCTCGGTCAAAAAAGCGACCGAATGGCTTGAGCGCATCAATCTGATTGATCGTGCCGATGACCCGGCAGCAGACCTGCCATATGGCGACCAGCGTCGCCTCGAGATTGCCCGTGCCATGTGCACCAATCCCGAGCTGCTGTGCCTTGACGAACCGGCCGCCGGCCTCAACCCGCGTGAGACCAGCGAACTCAATGGCCTGCTTCATTCTATTCGCGATATCGACAAGACAGCCGTTCTGCTCATCGAGCATGACATGTCCATGGTGATGGAAATTTCCGATCACGTCGTGGTTCTTGACTATGGCGTCAAGATTTCCGACGGCGACGCGGATTTCGTTCAGAATGATCCGCGCGTGATCGCCGCCTATCTGGGCGTTGATGACGATGAAGTCGAAGTTGCTGAAGCCGAAGCCAAAGTCGGGCAGAAAGAGGGAGCCACATCATGAGCGATATCCTCCTCAGCCTAAAGGGCGTAAAAACCTACTATGGCAAGATTGTTGCCCTGCGCGGTATTGATCTGGACGTTCACCGCGGTGAAATCGTAACGGTCATTGGCGCAAACGGAGCTGGCAAATCCACCACCATGATGACCATCTGCGGCGTGACCCGCGCTCGCGAAGGTCAGATCATCTATGATGGTGAGAATATCACCGCCCTGCCCACCCACCAGATCGTCAAGAAGGCCATCGCACAGTCCCCAGAAGGACGCCGCATTTTTGGCCGCATGACTGTGCTGGAAAATCTGCAGATGGGAGCTGCCGTGATCGACTATGCGCATTTCGAAGAAGATCTGCGCATGGTCTATGACCTCTTCCCCATCCTTGAAAAGCGCCAGAGCCAACGCGGCGGCACCCTTTCGGGTGGTGAACAGCAAATGCTCGCAATCGGTCGCGCCCTAATGGCCCGCCCGAAGCTCCTGATGCTGGATGAACCGTCTCTGGGGCTTGCACCCCTCGTGGTCAAGCAGATTTTCGAGGTGGTCAAGGAACTGAACGAGAAACAGGGTTTGACCGTTTTCCTCGTCGAACAGAACGCCTATCACGCTCTACGGCTTGCGCATCGTGGCTATGTCATGATCAACGGCCAGATT
This genomic window from uncultured Cohaesibacter sp. contains:
- the livM gene encoding high-affinity branched-chain amino acid ABC transporter permease LivM, with product MSDFFQTRVGAALKDAALAAVITLLLASIMVGLRTKTEQGGLVIVGQWGLVAWMVGIVFVGRLAMSLLIWRGNNPVANAMNAMLPKQDTVSKIGKLVGPLLLLFAVTLPFYGNRYVIDMGILVLTYIMLGWGLNIVVGLAGLLDLGYVAFYAVGAYSYALFAQYFDLSFWVCLPLAGILAAFWGMILGFPVLRLRGDYLAIVTLAFGEIIRVVLLNWYEFTGGPDGISRIPRPSFFGLEFTRKNGFADFFGLDYSSMHRIIFLFYLILILALITNFVTMRLRKLPIGRAWEALREDEIACRSLGINTTNTKLTAFALGAMFGGFAGAFFATRQGFISPESFTFMESAIILAIVVLGGLGSQLGVVIASLVMIGGFEVFRDLEDLRMLVFGLLMVGIMIWKPRGIVSSRAPSVFLKEKKSVSGDLVAEGEG
- a CDS encoding ABC transporter ATP-binding protein, whose amino-acid sequence is MTTWQDNPILTVEHLTMRFGGLVAVDDLSFEVGRGDITALIGPNGAGKTTVFNCVTGFYKPTEGRITMKRENGQEFLLERIPDFEIAHHARVARTFQNIRLFGGMTVLENLMIAQHNKLMKDSVFSIGGIFGIKSFRKSEEASVKKATEWLERINLIDRADDPAADLPYGDQRRLEIARAMCTNPELLCLDEPAAGLNPRETSELNGLLHSIRDIDKTAVLLIEHDMSMVMEISDHVVVLDYGVKISDGDADFVQNDPRVIAAYLGVDDDEVEVAEAEAKVGQKEGATS
- a CDS encoding ABC transporter ATP-binding protein, whose translation is MSDILLSLKGVKTYYGKIVALRGIDLDVHRGEIVTVIGANGAGKSTTMMTICGVTRAREGQIIYDGENITALPTHQIVKKAIAQSPEGRRIFGRMTVLENLQMGAAVIDYAHFEEDLRMVYDLFPILEKRQSQRGGTLSGGEQQMLAIGRALMARPKLLMLDEPSLGLAPLVVKQIFEVVKELNEKQGLTVFLVEQNAYHALRLAHRGYVMINGQITMSGGGKELLSNPEVQAAYLEGGRH